One part of the Paenibacillus silvisoli genome encodes these proteins:
- a CDS encoding FMN-dependent NADH-azoreductase codes for MAAWPSTFIHSTCIQTLRRNHNMAKVLFVKANDRPADQAVSVKMYETFLNAYKDANPDDEVTELDLFDVELPYYGNKAITAIYKQSQGFPLAEEEQQLADLIETYIQQFLSVDKVVFAFPLWNFTVPGPLVTYISYLAQAGRTFKYTAEGPIGLAGDKKVVLLSARGGDYSNEFMAAMEAANRFVTSSIGLWGIQPETVVIEGHNQYKDRSEEILESGLNKVAAIAAGF; via the coding sequence TTGGCCGCTTGGCCGAGCACGTTCATTCATTCAACTTGCATCCAGACACTAAGGAGGAACCACAACATGGCAAAAGTACTGTTCGTCAAAGCAAACGATCGCCCCGCGGACCAAGCGGTCAGCGTCAAAATGTACGAAACGTTTCTGAACGCATACAAAGACGCGAACCCTGATGATGAGGTAACCGAATTGGATCTATTCGACGTCGAGCTGCCGTACTATGGCAATAAAGCGATTACCGCTATCTATAAGCAAAGCCAAGGATTCCCGCTTGCGGAAGAAGAGCAGCAGCTCGCGGACTTGATCGAAACCTATATCCAGCAATTTTTGTCGGTCGACAAAGTCGTGTTCGCGTTCCCGCTCTGGAACTTCACGGTTCCGGGACCGCTCGTTACTTACATCTCCTACTTGGCGCAAGCGGGCCGTACGTTCAAATACACGGCGGAAGGTCCGATCGGCCTCGCAGGAGACAAAAAAGTCGTGCTGCTGAGCGCTCGCGGCGGCGACTATTCGAATGAATTCATGGCGGCGATGGAAGCAGCTAACCGCTTCGTTACGTCCTCGATCGGCCTCTGGGGCATCCAGCCTGAGACCGTCGTCATCGAAGGGCACAACCAGTACAAAGACCGCTCCGAGGAAATTCTCGAAAGCGGCTTGAATAAAGTCGCGGCTATCGCGGCCGGGTTCTAA